A genomic stretch from Ooceraea biroi isolate clonal line C1 chromosome 3, Obir_v5.4, whole genome shotgun sequence includes:
- the LOC105276942 gene encoding toll-like receptor 7 has translation MTTARGSTVAATAASSTTTSRTTSSSTSAASSRLLATTPSLLFLLLMSTQPGPAVGSCRWTNEAGNDTRSADCALRVLDPTAIGSLAPSLDGALRLRIRCSDVYHFESSVSEDSWQRLAGLHELHVHGCKVLRIPIDAFKPLLELKRLVVQTFNAAWGAARYLEFVPHSLRGLRELHTLEIVESNVLTLPPGLLCELDNLQTLNLTGNRIRDVEDIGLTTRAVDGAGGGDGGESCRADVRVLDLSRNELRRLSEDGPLVGLRQLQELHLQRNAIAEIDGNALNGLTVLHTFNASYNVLDSLPDGLFASTRDLREIHLAHNGLRDLPQGVFNQLEQLLVLNLANNRLGSDRVDETTFLGLIRLIVLDLSYNQLTRIDARMFKDLYFLQILDLRNNSIDRIESNAFLPLYNLHTLELSDNQLHTVGAQLFNGLFVLNRLTLSGNSIASVDPMAFRNCSDLKELDLSGNELTAVPDALRDLAFLKTLDLGENRISEFHNGSFRNLHQLTGLRLIGNDVGNLTRGMLWDLPNLQILNLARNKVQHVERHAFERNIRLEAIRLDGNFLSDINGVFTSITSLLLLNLSENHIEWFDYAFIPGNLKWLDIHGNFIESLGNYYKIRDSKVKTLDASHNRITELWPMSVPDSVELLFINNNYISTVRPNTFADKVNLTRVDMYANMIETMELTSLLLTKVPENKPLPEFYIGGNPFNCNCSMDWLPAINNQTSTREYPRVMDLDNVMCRTSGPRGVAIVPASTARSEQFLCRYEAHCFALCHCCDFDACDCEMTCPAGCKCYNDRTWNTNAVDCSGLGTGEIPRRIPMDATEVYLDGNVLRELQNHVFIGRKNMRVLYVNASGIESIQNRTFNGLNNLQILHLEDNRIRELKGFEFERLSHLRELYLQNNVIGYIGNLTFLPLRSLEILRLHGNRLVTFPVWQVTLNARLVELSLGGNPWSCRCKFLQELSAWVSDNAHKVIDAGDVWCYYGGDARPAYRRRLNVNETACSDYFAQGGMIESIMVSDYLPLVAATLSAILVLLVIIVLAFVFREPVGAWAYSRYGLRFLRTKPGKAATTASMAAAAGMTAGCCDVDRDRPYDCYVCYSPNDEDFVLHSLAVELEHGAAGLRLCLHHRDLPCLLRASAPAPTVLEAVDASRRVLIVLTRDFLQTEWSRFEFRAALHEALRGRASQLIVVQAAHVGVEVERDPELRPYLRTAAVILTWGEKRFWERLRYAIPPSATTAIIAATAGTTTVATPGDVSVEGKSSPLIYKRNINTYTMDGGVGSLEKTGVSTLRGGQRAALFKDASSALMLQHAPPAYSCGAPPLPSATLSQQQQPQPPPPPSSSPAQPRLTVNHAYRDTMPGAGNLVTTTAATTAVNCGIGEDHRRPLSEHIYSSIDSDYSTLERTAWRQQQPPPPPPPPSSGQAYLV, from the coding sequence ATGACGACGGCGAGGGGTAGCACCGTCGCGGCAACGGCGGCGtcatcgacgacgacatcacggacaacgtcgtcgtcaacgTCGGCCGCATCGTCGCGCCTGCTCGCAACGACGCCGTCACTGTTGTTTCTGCTGCTGATGTCAACGCAGCCCGGCCCAGCTGTGGGTTCTTGTCGATGGACCAACGAAGCCGGCAACGACACCCGCTCGGCGGACTGTGCCCTTCGCGTGCTCGACCCCACGGCGATTGGCAGCCTGGCGCCGTCGCTCGACGGCGCGCTCCGACTGCGTATCCGTTGCAGCGACGTGTATCATTTCGAGAGCAGCGTGAGCGAGGACAGCTGGCAGCGGCTGGCCGGTCTGCACGAGCTGCACGTGCACGGCTGCAAAGTGCTGCGGATACCGATTGACGCGTTCAAGCCGCTGCTCGAGCTCAAGCGACTCGTCGTGCAGACGTTCAACGCCGCGTGGGGCGCCGCCAGGTACCTAGAATTCGTGCCGCATTCCCTGCGCGGCCTGCGCGAGCTGCATACCCTGGAGATAGTCGAAAGTAACGTGCTGACGTTGCCGCCCGGGTTGCTCTGCGAACTCGACAACCTGCAGACTCTCAATCTCACCGGCAACCGCATCCGCGACGTCGAAGACATCGGCTTGACGACGCGTGCCGTCGACGGTGCTggtggcggcgacggtggcgaGTCCTGTCGCGCTGATGTTCGCGTTCTGGATCTGTCGCGCAACGAACTGCGACGACTGTCCGAGGATGGGCCGCTGGTCGGCCTGCGGCAGCTGCAGGAGCTGCATCTGCAACGCAACGCGATCGCCGAGATTGACGGGAACGCCCTGAATGGACTTACCGTGTTGCACACCTTCAACGCCAGCTACAACGTCCTGGACTCGCTGCCCGACGGTCTGTTCGCCAGCACGCGCGACCTGCGGGAGATTCACCTGGCGCACAACGGGCTGCGCGACCTACCGCAGGGTGTGTTCAACCAGCTCGAGCAGTTGCTGGTGCTGAATCTCGCCAACAATCGCCTCGGTAGCGACCGCGTCGACGAGACCACGTTCCTCGGCTTGATCCGCTTGATCGTACTCGATTTGTCGTACAACCAGCTAACCCGTATCGATGCCCGCATGTTCAAGGACCTGTACTTCCTGCAGATCCTCGACCTGCGCAACAACTCGATCGATCGCATCGAGAGTAACGCCTTCCTGCCGCTTTACAACCTTCATACGCTCGAGCTGTCCGACAATCAGCTCCACACCGTAGGAGCTCAGCTGTTCAACGGCCTCTTCGTGTTGAATCGGCTGACTCTGTCGGGGAATTCGATCGCTAGCGTCGATCCGATGGCATTTCGCAACTGTTCCGATCTCAAGGAACTAGATCTCAGCGGCAACGAGCTCACTGCCGTGCCGGATGCTCTGCGCGACCTCGCCTTCCTCAAAACCCTCGATCTAGGCGAGAACCGGATCAGCGAGTTCCATAACGGCTCCTTCCGCAATCTGCATCAACTCACCGGTCTGCGATTGATTGGCAACGACGTTGGCAATCTGACTCGCGGCATGCTTTGGGACTTACCGAACCTGCAGATCCTGAATCTCGCCCGTAACAAGGTGCAACACGTGGAGAGGCACGCGTTCGAGCGCAACATCCGGCTGGAGGCGATCCGGCTCGATGGCAACTTTCTGTCAGACATCAACGGTGTGTTCACCAGCATTACCAGTTTGCTGCTGCTGAACCTGTCGGAGAATCATATCGAGTGGTTCGACTACGCCTTCATACCTGGCAATCTCAAGTGGCTCGATATTCACGGCAACTTTATCGAGAGCCTCGGCAACTACTACAAAATCCGCGATTCCAAAGTGAAGACCCTGGACGCTAGTCACAACCGCATCACCGAGCTGTGGCCGATGTCCGTGCCGGACAGCGTGGAGCTGCTGTTCATCAACAACAACTACATCAGCACCGTGCGACCGAACACGTTTGCCGATAAGGTGAACCTCACCCGGGTAGATATGTACGCGAACATGATCGAGACGATGGAGCTGACGTCGCTACTGCTGACCAAGGTGCCAGAGAACAAACCGCTACCAGAATTCTACATCGGCGGTAACCCGTTCAATTGCAACTGCTCGATGGACTGGCTGCCGGCCATCAACAATCAGACGTCAACGCGCGAATATCCACGTGTTATGGACCTGGACAATGTCATGTGCCGTACCTCGGGACCACGTGGTGTGGCGATCGTACCAGCCTCGACCGCCCGATCGGAGCAGTTTCTCTGCCGCTACGAAGCTCATTGCTTCGCCTTGTGTCACTGCTGCGACTTCGACGCCTGTGACTGCGAGATGACCTGTCCGGCCGGCTGCAAGTGCTACAACGACCGCACGTGGAATACAAACGCGGTGGACTGCTCGGGCCTTGGGACCGGTGAAATCCCACGGCGAATACCGATGGACGCAACCGAGGTGTACCTGGACGGCAACGTGCTGCGCGAGCTGCAGAATCACGTGTTCATCGGTCGCAAAAACATGCGTGTGCTGTACGTGAACGCGAGCGGCATTGAATCCATTCAGAATCGCACGTTCAATGGCCTCAACAACCTGCAGATTCTCCACCTCGAGGATAACCGGATACGCGAGCTCAAAGGCTTCGAGTTCGAGCGATTGTCACACCTGCGCGAGCTCTATCTGCAGAACAACGTGATCGGCTACATTGGCAATCTAACTTTCCTGCCGCTGCGCTCACTCGAGATCCTCAGACTGCATGGCAACCGGTTAGTGACGTTCCCGGTGTGGCAGGTCACCCTCAACGCCCGACTGGTCGAGTTGTCGCTCGGCGGTAACCCATGGTCCTGCCGTTGCAAGTTCCTGCAGGAGCTGTCCGCCTGGGTATCAGACAACGCACACAAGGTCATCGATGCCGGCGACGTCTGGTGCTATTACGGTGGCGACGCCAGACCGGCATATCGGCGCCGATTGAACGTCAACGAGACCGCGTGTTCAGACTACTTTGCGCAGGGTGGCATGATCGAGAGCATCATGGTATCGGACTATCTACCGCTGGTAGCCGCTACGCTCTCGGCCATCCTCGTCCTGTTGGTGATCATAGTGCTCGCCTTCGTGTTCCGTGAACCGGTGGGTGCCTGGGCCTACTCCAGGTACGGACTCCGCTTCCTACGGACCAAACCTGGCAAAGCCGCGACAACAGCGAGCATGGCCGCGGCGGCTGGCATGACCGCGGGTTGCTGCGacgtcgatcgcgatcgcccTTACGATTGTTACGTGTGCTACAGCCCGAACGACGAGGACTTTGTGCTACACTCATTAGCGGTCGAGCTGGAGCATGGTGCGGCCGGTCTACGGCTCTGCCTGCATCATCGAGATCTACCCTGCTTGTTGCGCGCCTCCGCGCCCGCGCCGACCGTCCTCGAGGCGGtagacgcgtcgcgacgcgtgcTGATCGTGCTGACCCGGGATTTCCTGCAGACCGAGTGGTCGCGGTTCGAGTTCCGCGCGGCACTGCACGAGGCCCTGCGTGGTCGCGCCTCCCAGCTGATCGTCGTCCAGGCCGCTCACGTGGGTGTCGAGGTCGAGCGCGATCCCGAGTTGCGACCCTACCTGAGAACCGCGGCGGTCATACTCACGTGGGGTGAGAAAAGGTTCTGGGAACGGCTGAGATACGCGATACCGCCGTCCGCGACGACTGCCATCATCGCTGCTACCGCCGGCACCACGACCGTCGCCACCCCTGGCGACGTGTCCGTCGAGGGCAAGTCTTCGCCGCTGATCTACAAACGTAACATTAACACCTACACGATGGACGGCGGTGTCGGCAGCCTCGAGAAGACCGGCGTGTCGACGCTGCGCGGCGGTCAACGCGCCGCGCTCTTCAAGGACGCCTCGTCGGCGCTGATGCTGCAACACGCGCCGCCTGCCTACTCATGCGGTGCCCCGCCGCTCCCCTCTGCCACGCTgtcgcagcaacagcaaccacagccaccaccaccgccgtcgtcgtcgccagcGCAGCCCAGGCTGACCGTCAATCACGCTTACCGGGATACGATGCCGGGGGCCGGTAATCTCGTCAcgaccaccgccgccaccaccgccgtcaACTGCGGCATTGGTGAGGACCACAGGAGGCCGCTGTCCGAGCACATCTACTCGTCCATCGACTCGGACTACTCCACCCTCGAGAGGACCGCCTGGAGGCAGCAGcaaccgccgccaccgccacccccGCCCTCCTCCGGACAGGCCTACCTGGTTTAG
- the LOC105276948 gene encoding integumentary mucin C.1, which produces MKPLYVICAVLGLTIGSLLFTANGAPLEPTAANNNPVASANSTAAVVPAPVTVTGAKNDSDTPKVTTVDSTTTAVPENSSITDKTTPKATTVSTTTTTATTKPTTKSPDITTAVPTNATTTSTTTPTTSTTTTLAPVTSPSTTAAPTAAAVTTALPPSTASPSKDRHFDGLSFFGGIILATCLMAVAAFSWKFYRQCNERNYRTL; this is translated from the exons ATGAAGCCGCTTTACGTGATCTGTGCGGTGCTGGGTCTAACCATCGGCTCGCTGTTGTTCACCGCAAACG GTGCACCACTGGAACCGACTGCGGCGAATAATAATCCCGTCGCTTCTGCGAATTCTACAGCAGCAGTGGTACCGGCACCGGTGACAGTGACGGGGGCAAAGAATGACTCTGATACTCCCAAGGTCACAACAGTCGACTCAACAACAACCGCGGTACCGGAAAATTCGTCCATAACGGATAAGACAACCCCGAAAGCTACTACCGTTTCGACTACTACTACAACTGCTACCACAAAACCTACCACAAAAAGTCCAGACATCACCACAGCTGTACCTACCAATGCTACTACGACTTCCACGACGACCCCTACGACGAGCACTACCACAACCCTGGCACCGGTAACATCACCCAGCACCACAGCAGCTCCGACAGCCGCGGCGGTGACAACGGCCTTGCCGCCATCAACAGCATCACCTTCCAAGGATCGCCACTTTGATGGTTTGAGCTTCTTTG GTGGCATCATCCTGGCGACATGTCTGATGGCAGTCGCTGCCTTCTCGTGGAAGTTCTACAGACAATGCAACGAGAGGAATTACCGTACACTGTGA